The following is a genomic window from Rutidosis leptorrhynchoides isolate AG116_Rl617_1_P2 chromosome 8, CSIRO_AGI_Rlap_v1, whole genome shotgun sequence.
ACTATGTTTCAACCACAACCAATTTACCAACACCTGCAACATGCCAAAGAAATTATATTAAAAAACACTAAGTATTAAAAATTTAGTATACAACTAAACTACCTTAACAAATAATAACAACCATGTTCGATAATGAATGAAATAGTTTTTGTCATCAGTTCTCAAAGTTTGAAATTTTTTTATGAATGAATATGTTTAATTCAGGTTAATTGTTTGTTCTTTGATTTTAGTTACTTTTGACTTCAAATTAACTGCTAATGTGAAGTTGCTTGAtctgttttgaaaaaaaaaaaaaaaaaaaaaagacagtcaTGATCAAAAGAAAGTCATGACCAAAAATAAAGTGAAATGCTTGACATATTTGAACCATATGACTTTGGCATGTTAAAATTGTTTTGACCTAATTACCTAATATTTTGGCATGTTATGACTGTTGTGATTTCATGACCAATTTTGGAAGGGAAAAAAAGTGAAGTTGCAATATGTGTTTTGAACTGTTTTGGCACTTTAAATAAGCTTGACAATAAGTCATGACTGTTGTGATTCCAAGACCAATTTTGACACTTAAAAAATCTTTGAACTGCTTTCAACAAGATGACATTGGTCATGACCATATGTGTTGACCAGTTTTGACCAGCAACAACAAATGTATAAAGTTTTGACCAACTTCACCAAATGTATATATTTTTTACCAACTTCATCAATGTCTATATTATTTTCTGGAATTAACACCTATGTTGATGACCATTTTGACACCTTATGTTCATTTTGACACCTTAAGTTAGGTTTTTAAAAGAGAACCCATTTTGACACCTTACTAAAAGACTACATAACTTAGGTTTTTATAAGGAACAAGCAACAAGGTAGTTTGTATGTTGTGTATGTAGTGGTGTAGTTTATGCGCTACAAGTAATTTATGTAGTCTATGAAGTTGACAACCCTTAAATAAATTCTATGAACTGAAACCAGTTGAAACAAATCTATCCGAAGAGCAGAAAAAATATATTGACGGCACTTTCAATCCTGACCAGATAATCGGTTTAATCAAAAAAAATTTTTTATTGAATTATAGTTATAGTTGGTGTTTTGATAGAATTGATGATTGATTTATTGCTTTTGGTAATTGATTTAATCAACTAaattttaattgatttaaagtcATAGTTCATGTTATATTCTTTAATTGAATTAATTATTGATTGATAATTGATGATTGATTTTGTATTGTTGTTTCATTATTCCTTTGATCTACAGTAATACAATACTGATGGAGATTTACTAAAAAATGGATGTCAGTGACGATGGAAAACAGATTACACAATTTCCTGATGATATTTTGAACCTGATTTACGAAAAACTAGACGAAGAGTGTGATCAAAGATCTTTTTGCCTAACTGGTCACCGTTTTCTTGATAGCACAATTTCAAGTTGTAAATGCTTAAAGGATGTTACCAAGCTACGTAAGTCATACAACCTTGATTCAATTGTGCTTGGTACATATCTTTGTCGTTTCAGGCATTTTGATTCGATATCGGTTCTTAATCTGCATTATACTCCCATTACGGACAACGGTTTGGAAACGTTAACTAGATATTGTAATAACTCCGTGATACACGTGGATCTTAGGGGTTGTGATGACATCACAAACGCaggaatttgttttctgaaacaaaATTGTCCTCAACTCCGGGTACTCAAAATAAGCAATTGTAAGAAATTAGTTGGATTAACATCGGAACAAGGTTTTTCGGAAACTTTGACTTATTTATCAGCAGATGCACGTGTCCTTTACCCAACTGGATTGTTAAGTGGAGGCGGTCTTGAGTATCTAATAATTTATGATCGTGATAACAATCCTAAGAATAAGGATTGTTTACTGAAAATTGGTTCAGGCATGGCTAAAAATCTTAAAATCCTTTCATTTTTGAGGGGATCCTATGTTGACGATGATATCATCGTCAATGTTACAAAAGGGTGTCCTTTACTACAAGAGTTGCACTTAACATATTGTAAAGGAATCCGGGATCGTGGTTGGCTTTCTATTGGATTACATTGTCAAAATTTGGAGACACTACATGTGAACAAGGCCAAGTACCTTACTACTAAAGGATTACGAGCTTTGACTAATTGCTCCAAATTATCCGTGTTGTACATCAACGATTGCCCACTAATCGATTCATATGATATTCACGAGTTTGAGATGAAGAGACCAGATGTCAAGATAATAGAGGATGACGCGTGTCCATCCTACCCAAGTTGGGGATTGATTCCGATGTAGTTTTTTTCCCTTAATAATAATTATGCTTTGTTTGCGTTTTGTTCTGTTTTATTTCTTACATTCAGTGACTTGGTCTTGTGTTTTTGTAACAACAGTAATCTTCATATCCTATCCTGAGTGATTTTTTATTTTCAGCACAATATATTCatgattttgtattttttttttttattcaacgGCATGAGTGTGTTGATTTAGTTGTGCCTCTTTATAGTCTCTCGTTTAGGTTAGGGTGTGCATAGTACGAGAAAATTTGAAAGAAATTAAAAGACCGGACCGAAATGGACCGAAACCGAGCATACAGTccttaattttttatattttttagtcTTCGGTATGGGACAGACCGAACCTAAAAAATCAAAAAATTTGACCCGACCCAATGTCGAATACATATTCTTTGTTATTAACATATCATATTCATGTGTTGTTAAGTACTTATTAGAGTTCGCAATTTTAAATCATCCAACTATAATTTGTTGGTTTCACTTTTATTCTCTAATGGGTTAAGCTAAAGCAAAAAGTTATAATTCTAAAGAAATTGAGTTGAATGTCATAGAAGATGTATCCAAGTTCATAAAACATTATAGATCACCTTAGTTAGCAAAAGTTGGTTTCTTATAAGTTTTATATGATGATAGTTTCTGCTGTAACAAGCACATTATTTGAAAGTTTTTAAACAAGTGCTTGACCCGCAAAATAATTACTCCTTTTGGTCTGAACCGTTTTGACTTTTGTACATTTTATCATTTGATCACTTTTATTACTAATATGAGGCTGATTATACTGTTTGGGGTAAAGAAGCGAGAGCCTGGATAGTACGAAATCTGTTGGAAAAGGATGGGTTTTTTAAGCTCTCAACAGAGGATATCGATATCATCTGCAAATAAACAGACGGTATCTTAAATCTTATTTCCTTTCgtcttttttaattttaaaattaaatgcTGAATTAATTTTTCATCTTCATCTGTTAATGGCATGACGTATGTTACTTCTACTTTGACTCGCTTCAGGATATTCAGGATCTGACATGAAGAATTTAGTGAAAGATGCTTCAATGGGTCCACATAGGGAAGCTTTGAAACAAGGCACTGATATCACTAGATAAAAGGTTGCATACCATAGACTGATAGACAAGAAGTTTCCTACACAAAACATAAGCCAAGTGTCCACGTGGTGCTTCTATATTCCCTAAACACCTTCTCAGATGATCGTACAAGTTACGAGTAGTCTACAAACTGAACTTTTATTAAAAACCACCATTTTTTAAATCTTGTGTGCTTTCTTTTGCTTCAACATCATACACTTGTTGATATATCTGGGCAGGAGCAacaaatagaccacaagaattagaTGAGGCAGCTAGGAGACGACTTACCAAACGACTTTACATTCCACTTCCTTCCTCAGGTACAACTTTCAACTATTTGGTTCTACAGCTCTTTGTACTTATCAGACTTTGCAATTTCAAATCATCCAACCATAATTGGTTGGTTTCACTTTTATCTGTGATGGGTTAAAGCTAAAGCTAAAAGTTTTAATTCTTAAGAAATTCAGTTGAACGGTCATCCAAGGTGTATCCATGTTCAGAAAACATTATACATCGCCTTATTTAGCAAAATTTGGTTTCTTATACTTTTTATATGATATTTTTATTTATGTAGTAACATTGAGCACCTTATTTGAA
Proteins encoded in this region:
- the LOC139861154 gene encoding F-box/LRR-repeat protein 12-like, coding for MDVSDDGKQITQFPDDILNLIYEKLDEECDQRSFCLTGHRFLDSTISSCKCLKDVTKLRKSYNLDSIVLGTYLCRFRHFDSISVLNLHYTPITDNGLETLTRYCNNSVIHVDLRGCDDITNAGICFLKQNCPQLRVLKISNCKKLVGLTSEQGFSETLTYLSADARVLYPTGLLSGGGLEYLIIYDRDNNPKNKDCLLKIGSGMAKNLKILSFLRGSYVDDDIIVNVTKGCPLLQELHLTYCKGIRDRGWLSIGLHCQNLETLHVNKAKYLTTKGLRALTNCSKLSVLYINDCPLIDSYDIHEFEMKRPDVKIIEDDACPSYPSWGLIPM